TTCTTGGTCGGCTGTGGGAGACAGACTTGCCTTTACTGGGAACAAGCATCCGCTACCCCCCATCTTGGATGCGGATCTGCACAACGCTTGGAAGGCAAAGCAGACGATCTACATCGTCAATCGCGACGGCACCGGTCTCCAGCAGCTCGTTAAAGAAGCAGGTCCCTATGCCCAGTATCCTGCGCTATCGCCAGATGGAGAAGACGTGCTTTATACACAGGAAATTAAGGGGCGGTTCCAAATCTTCAAAGTTAACGTGAATGACGGCATCCTGACACAACTGACGCATATTGTCGGTTTATCTCGTCGCCAAGCGAATGCTGGCGGAGACTGGTTTGACCCAGCGTATGCGTTGCCGGTTTCACCACAACCCCAGCTGCTCACGACAACATGGGGAGAACTAAAACGGAAGTAGGATCTATCGAGAACATAGTCTTTCTCTACCTTGCGGATAAATTATTGTGAACGTAATATCAACAAACTACGAGTCCGATAGAAAAAAGGTAATTGATGAATGAACTATCCTGAATTTGAAACCGCGTTTGAGGCACGCCTTCAAACACATATAGACGTATATCCACACGCCGTGGAATACCATCGTGCTCGTTTTGAACAGACCATCCAGTATCTATTTTCCTCCATCTTGGAGCAGACGGACTCCCTGATTCAACAACCGGAAACGAATTGGGCGCACACTGAAGAAATTGTCAGCGACATTCTCCATTGTGGCGAGATAACTGTTGAACAACTTTTCGCGCTTGAACTTCCTACTGAACTCACAGCAGATAGGGACTTTGAAACGGTAAAAACGAAACTTTATGAAACGAAGTATTACCCAATCAGCGAACACCTGAACTATATTGCGTTTCCGCCTGCTTTGGAGCGAAAAGCATTCATCAGTAAGCATTTGGATTGTTTCAAAGAGAAATCACATTTCTGTGATCTCGGCTTTGGTCCTGGGGTGTTGACCGCGTTTATTCTACAGCAGAATGCCTCATGGCAAGTCGATGGTGTTGACGTTAGTCAGCACTGCCTTCAGCATGCACAAAGACTCTTAAAGAAAAAAGAGGTAAGTGAAAGGAGTGAATTGTCAATCGGAGACGTTCGCAGTCTACACTATCCTGACGATACTTTCGATGGGGTTATCGCTGTTGAAGTACTTGAGCATATCCCTGATCCAGAAGCTGGCTTGTTAGAAGCAATGCGTGTGCTGAAACCGGGTGGATACCTCATCACAGCACTCCCAGTGCAGCTACCGTTGTTGATGCACCTCTACGATTTTGATTCTCCCGATGAGGTTTTAGCACTCTACGAAAAAGTTGGGCTCAAGATTATTGACTTTGAGACGA
The genomic region above belongs to Candidatus Poribacteria bacterium and contains:
- a CDS encoding class I SAM-dependent methyltransferase codes for the protein MNYPEFETAFEARLQTHIDVYPHAVEYHRARFEQTIQYLFSSILEQTDSLIQQPETNWAHTEEIVSDILHCGEITVEQLFALELPTELTADRDFETVKTKLYETKYYPISEHLNYIAFPPALERKAFISKHLDCFKEKSHFCDLGFGPGVLTAFILQQNASWQVDGVDVSQHCLQHAQRLLKKKEVSERSELSIGDVRSLHYPDDTFDGVIAVEVLEHIPDPEAGLLEAMRVLKPGGYLITALPVQLPLLMHLYDFDSPDEVLALYEKVGLKIIDFETKEFQRQAGSFVDTFALSVKF